The following is a genomic window from Janibacter sp. DB-40.
GTGTTGAGCACGGTGTATCCCGGCCAGTCCGCGCAGGCGTAGAAGTGGCCGCGGCGGAGCGCGGGGCTACGGTGCAGGAGGAGGGAGATGCCCTTCGGCGTGTAGGCGTACTTGTGCAGGTCGACCGAGATGCTCGTGACCCCGTCGACGGCGAAGGTCCACGGCGGCACGTCCCCGAGGAAGGGCAGCACCCAGCCCCCGATGCAGGCGTCGACGTGGCAGCGGATGCCCCGCTCGGCAGCGACGGCCGCGATCTCCACGACCGGGTCGACGACGCCGTGCGCGTACGACGGCGCGGATGCCACGAGCAGCACCGTCGAGTCGGTGACGGCCGCGGCCAGGTCGTCGGGGTCGGGACGGAAGGTCCGCGGGTCCACCGGCACGATGACCACCTCGACCCCCAGGAGATGACCGGCCTTGTGCACGGCCGCGTGCACCGTCTCGGGGGCGACCACCTGCGGGCGCGCGATGTGCGGGTTGCCCTCCCGCGCCGCGAGCACGGCGAGGACGAGCGACTCGGTCCCGCCGGAGGTGGCGACACCCACCGCGGACTCCGGACCGTCCAGCAGGTCGCGGGTGACCGCCACGAGATCTGACTCCATGGCCGCCAGCGAAGGGAAGGCCGTCGGGTCGAGGCCGTTCGTCGCCGCGAAGGAGGTGAGCGCCTCGCGCCCGATCTCGTCGGCCGTGGCGATCCCCGAGTCGTAGACGTAACTGAGCGTCCGGCCGCCGTGGGTGGGCAGGTCCCCCGCCCGCAGGTCCGCGAGCGCAGCCCGTACCTCGTCGGCCCCCGCCGGGCGGCTCCAGTCCAGGGGCCTCGCGTCACGACTCATGACAGGTCCTTCCCGGCGGCCACCACGGCCGCCTCGTCGATCCGGTAGTGGCGCAGGAGGAGCAGGGAGGCGAAGAAGAGCAGCGCCGGCAGCACGCTGAAACCGAGGACGATCGCGGTCACGGCCGAGTCGGGCTGGTCGACGGCGCCTCCCGTCGAGGAGACGTAGCCACCGGCCATGAGCACGAGGGCGTAGACCCCCGGGCCGAAGGCGAGACCGAGGGTCTCGACCGCGGTCCACACCCCGGTGTAGACCCCGACGCGGTTCTCCCCCGTGCGGTCGGCGTCGACGGCCGCGGCGTCGGGGAGCATCGCCAGCGGGAACATCTGCGCGCCCGCGTAGCCGACGCCGACGAGCGCGATCGCCCCCGCGATCGCGACGATCCCGTGGTCACGCAGGACCCACACCAGCAGGGCACCCACGCCGAAGCACACCGTGGCGGCGACGAAGCCCGGCCGCTTGCCGGCGCGGGTGCCCATCCGTTCCCACAGCGGGGTGACGACGAGCGCCGGTGCGACGAAGGCGACGAAGAGATAGGTGGAGGCCCCCGGGCTCCCGAGGACCCAGCGCGCGGTGTAGTCGACGCCCGCGAGCATGACGCCGGTCGCGAGCGCCTGGACGGAGTACGTCAGCAGCAGCGCGCGGAAGTCCCGGGCCCGCGCGACGACGCGCAACTGGTCACGCAGTGACCCGCTGGCGGTGACGTGGAGGACGGGCGCGACCCCCTTCGTCGCCCACCACGCGCCCACGGCCCCGCCGAGGATGAGCAGACCGACGAAGATCCCGACCGCGCGATAGCCCCACGGCGGGCCCAGCGCGTCCCGCAGGGCCGGGGACAGACCACCGGAGACGAGGATCGCCAGGGCCAGCACGACCACCCGCCAGGTCATCAGGCGGGTCCGTTCGCCGTAGTCCCGCGTCAGCTCGGAGGGCATCGCCACGTACGGGACCTGGAAGAAGGCGTAGGCACTGGCGCAGGCGAGGAAGACCACGACCACCCAGGCGCCGGCGAGTGCGGGCGGCGCGGTCGGCCCGGCGAAGAGGAGCGCGAAGAAGAACGCGAGGGCGATCCCGCCCCGCAGCAGGAACGGACGACGCCGTCCTTCCGGGTGGGTGCTGCGGTCGGAGATGCGTCCCGCGACCGGGTTGAGCAGGACGTCCCAGGCCTTGGGCAGCAGCACGATCAGGCCGGCCAGCCCCGCGGCGATCCCCAGCCGATCGGTCAGGTACGGCAGGAGCAGGAGCCCGGGCACGGTGGGGAAGGCGCCCGTGACCACCGACCCCAGGCCGTAACCGCGCCGCACCCGCGCCGGCAGCACCGCCGGTGATGGCTCCATGGCGCGATGCTACTCACGAGTCAGCCACATGTCGTCGGGCCGACGCGGCCCGTACGACCGGGGTGAGATGATCACGCCCATGCGCCAGATCCGCCAGAGCCGCAAGCTGAAGGACGTGCGTTACGACGTGCGCGGCCCCATCCTCGTCGAGGCCCAGCGTCTCGAGGCAGAGGGCCACAAGATCCTCAAGCTCAACATCGGCAACACCGCGCCCTTCGGCTTCGAGGCACCCGAGGCGATCGTCGCCGACATGACCCGCCACCTGCGCGGCTCGCAGGGGTACGTCGACAGCAAGGGCATCTACTCGGCGCGGACCGCGGTGGCGCAGTACTACCAGTCGCACGGACTGAAGGAGACGAAGGTCGAGGACGTCTTCATCGGCAACGGCGTCTCCGAGCTGATCTCGATGGTGCTGCAGGCCTTCGTGGACGACGGCAACGAGATCCTCATCCCGGCGCCCGACTACCCGCTGTGGACCGGGGCGGTCTCGCTCGCCGGCGGCACGCCGGTGCACTACCGCTGCGACGAGGACAACGGGTGGAACCCCGACCTCGCGGACATCGAGTCGAAGATCACCGAGAACACCCACGCGATCGTGATCATCAACCCGAACAACCCGACCGGCGCGGTCTACTCGCCGGAGACCGTGCGCGGTCTCGTCGACATCGCCCGGCGGCACGATCTCGTGGTCATGGCGGACGAGATCTACGAGAAGATCGTCTTCGACGACGCCGTCCACCACCACGCCGCGGAGTACGCCGGCGACGACGTCCTGTGCCTCACCTTCTCCGGGCTGTCCAAGGCCTACCGCGTGTGCGGCTACCGCGCCGGCTGGGTGATGATCTCCGGCCCCAAGCACCTCGCCGAGGACTACCTCGAGGGCCTGACCCTGCTGGCCAACATGCGGATGTGCTCCAACGTCCCTGCCCAGCACACGATCCAGACCGCGCTCGGCGGGTACCAGTCGATCGACGAGCTCATCGTGCCGGGTGGGCGCTACCACGACCAGATCAAGCTCGCCTCACGGTTGCTCAACGAGATCCCGGGCGTCTCGTGCGTCGAACCACGGGGGGCGCTCTACTGCTTCCCCCGGCTGGACCCGGAGGTGTACCCGATCGAGGACGACCAGGCCTTCGTCATCGAGCTGCTGCGGGCGAAGAAGATCCTCGTCACCCACGGAACCGGCTTCAACTGGACCGAGCCGGACCACTTCCGCCTCGTCACCCTGCCGGACGAGGACGTCCTCACCGAGGCCATCGGGCGCATCGCGGACTTCCTCGAGACCAAGCGGTCGTGAGCACATTCTCATGACGGAAGGGGGGACCCGCCTGGCCGTCGCGGCCGGCGGCGCCGTCGGCACGCTCGGTCGGTGGCTGGTCGACGGCTCGCTGCCCGAGGCCGGACCCGGGTGGGGGTGGGCGACGCTCACCGTCAACGTCACCGGTGCCCTCGCGATGGGCCTGCTCGTGGCCTGGCTGGCGGCCCGGGTCAGGCATTCGCTGGTACGGCCCTTCGCCGCCGTCGGCCTGCTCGGTGGGTGGACGACGTACTCGACCTTCGTGCTGGATGCGCACGCGATCATCGGTGGGGACGGTCTCGGCCGGGCCGTCGGCTACGTCCTCGCCACTCTGCTCCTCGGCGTGGGCGCCAGCCTGGGCGGCCTGCTCGCCGGCGAGCGGTGGTTCGGGGTGTCCCCAGAGAGGGCCGACCGCATGGTCGAGGAGGAGGAGCTGTGACCTGGCTGCTCGTCGTCATCGGTGGCGCGCTGGGTGCCCTGGCCCGGCACGAGGTGACCACGCGCGGGCGGAGCAGGGGTGCCACCGTCGCGGGAGCGACGATGCTCGTCAACCTGCCCGGGTCGCTCCTGCTCGGCCTCGTGGCCGGGATCGTGACCTCCGGTGGCCCCGACTGGCTCCTCCCTCTGCTCGGGGTCGGCTTCTGCGGTGGCTTCACGACCTTCGCCAGTCACGCGGTGGAGGTGGCGGCGGCCCTGCAGGAGAGACGACTTCGGCAGGCGCTGACCGACCTCGTGCTCAGCCTCGTGCTCGGGCTGGTGCTGGTCTCGCTCGGCTGGTGGCTCACCACCTGACCCGGCGACTGCCCGAGCACTTCCGACAGCCAGGGTGCGCCCGAAGTGGATGGACGTCCTAGGATCGACTCATGACGGACCGGGACCCGATCGCCGAGGCGCACCAGCAGTGGGTGTCGCACGGCTGGACGGACGCCGCGGACGGCATGGCCCTGGTCACCTCGATCACGCGGGCGCAGCAGCTGCTCGTCGAGCGGGTCGAGGACGTGCTGCGGCCGTACGGGCTGACCTTCGCGCGCTACGAGATCCTGCGCCTGCTCGCCTTCAGCCGCCGCCGGTCCATGGCGATGAGCCGGCTCGGGTCGCTCCTGCAGGTCCATGCGACGAGCGTGACCAGCGCCGTCGACCGCCTGGAGAAGCAGGGCCTCGTCGAGCGGCTCCGTCTCCAGCGTGACCGGCGGGTCATCCTCGCCTCCCTCACGACGAAGGGGGTCGAGATCGTCGAGGCGGCCACGGCCGACCTCAACGACACGGTCTTCACCTCCCCCGGCCTCGACCCGGCCCAGGTGGGCGCCGCGACCGAGCTGCTCACCTCCCTTCGCTCCGCCCACGGGGACACGGTGAGCGCCCCACCCCGGACCTCGGTGGAGGGTCGGGCCCGAGAGGGCGCGACCCGACTCGGGGAGTGAGGAACGAACGACCAAGGGCCGTGCGCTTTCGGGGCCGTCCCGACCAACCGGGCTGGCCAGCAATTACTTGGATGTCCTAGTATCGGTGAGTACCGACTAACTCGATGACGAGGTTCCTCCATGTCTGCACCCGCCAAGCCCGAGCTGCACTCCCCGACCCACCCGGTCCGCTTCGTGACCGCATCTGCTCTCTTCGACGGCCACGACGCGTCGATCAACATCATGCGGCGGATCATGCAGAGCCAGGGTGCAGAGGTGGTCCACCTCGGGCACAACCGCTCCGTGCAGGAGGTCGTCGACGCAGCGGTCGACGAGGACGTGCAGGGGGTCGCCGTCTCGTCCTACCAGGGCGGTCACGTGGAGTACTTCGAGTACCTCACCCAGCTGCTGCGTGAGCAGGGCGCCGGCCACGTCAAGGTCTTCGGTGGAGGCGGCGGCGTCATCGTCCCCGAGGAGATCCAGCGTCTGCGCGATGCCGGCGTGACGATCTTCTCCCCCGAGGACGGCCAGCGCCTCGGCCTGCCGGGCATGATCAACACCCTCATCGCCGACTGCGACACCAATGTGTGGCAGCTCGGTCCGACCACCCTCGACCAGGTCCTCGCCGGCGAGCGTGCCGCCGTCTCCCGGGCGATCTCCGGCGCCGAGCTCGGCGAGCTCGACGACTCCTTCATCGGCGGCATCACCAAGGCCGCGGAGAAGTCCACGGCTCCCGTCCTCGGCCTCACCGGCACCGGCGGCTCCGGCAAGTCCTCGCTGACCGACGAGCTCGTGCGCCGCTTCCGCGTGGACCAGGAGGACAAGCTGCGGGTCGCGGTCATCGCCGTCGACCCGACCCGCCGCAAGGGCGGCGGCGCGCTGCTCGGCGACCGGATCCGGATGAACTCCCTCGGCGAGAGCAGCGCAGGGTCCTCTCCGGTGTTCTTCCGATCGCTTGCCACCCGCGGCGAGCGGGAACTCCCCGACGCGCTGCAGACCGTCATCGACATCACCAAGGCCGCCGGCTACGACCTCGTCATCGTCGAGACCCCGGGCATCGGCCAGGGCGACGCCGCGATCATCCCCTACGTCGACGTGCCGATGTACGTCATGACGCCGGAGTTCGGCGCGGCCAGCCAGCTGGAGAAGATCGACATGCTCGACTTCGCCGAGGTCGTGGCGATCAACAAGTTCGAGCGCCGCGGCGCCGCGGACGCCCTGCGCGACGTCGCCCGTCAGCTGGTGCGCAACCGTGAGGCCTTCGGCGTCAAGCCCGAGGAGATGCCGGTCTACGGCACCTCCGCCGCGACCTTCAACGACGACGGCGTCACCGCCCTCTACCACCACCTGCGCGACCTCCTCGCCGAGAGGGGCCTGAGCGTCGACGAGGGGCAGCTCCAGCGCGTCGACACCAAGTACTCCACCAAGTTCGGGCAGGTCGTCCCGGCCACCCGTGTGCGTTACCTCGCAGAGATCACCGAGACCGTCCGCGGCTACCACG
Proteins encoded in this region:
- a CDS encoding aspartate aminotransferase family protein produces the protein MSRDARPLDWSRPAGADEVRAALADLRAGDLPTHGGRTLSYVYDSGIATADEIGREALTSFAATNGLDPTAFPSLAAMESDLVAVTRDLLDGPESAVGVATSGGTESLVLAVLAAREGNPHIARPQVVAPETVHAAVHKAGHLLGVEVVIVPVDPRTFRPDPDDLAAAVTDSTVLLVASAPSYAHGVVDPVVEIAAVAAERGIRCHVDACIGGWVLPFLGDVPPWTFAVDGVTSISVDLHKYAYTPKGISLLLHRSPALRRGHFYACADWPGYTVLNTTLQSTKSGGPLAAAWAVVHAIGRDGYRDLATRARTATLEVAAAVDGIDGLRVVVAPDSTLLALATDERCDVFTIVDEMASRGWLVQPQMSFAGHPPTLHLSLCAATADRVPELVPALTQATAEAVRRGRSGSTRSSPRQPRPSTPPDSTTPPSTGSSPSPGWPATAVPCRSRNAWPRSTPCWTLPHRPCARRC
- a CDS encoding MFS transporter; protein product: MEPSPAVLPARVRRGYGLGSVVTGAFPTVPGLLLLPYLTDRLGIAAGLAGLIVLLPKAWDVLLNPVAGRISDRSTHPEGRRRPFLLRGGIALAFFFALLFAGPTAPPALAGAWVVVVFLACASAYAFFQVPYVAMPSELTRDYGERTRLMTWRVVVLALAILVSGGLSPALRDALGPPWGYRAVGIFVGLLILGGAVGAWWATKGVAPVLHVTASGSLRDQLRVVARARDFRALLLTYSVQALATGVMLAGVDYTARWVLGSPGASTYLFVAFVAPALVVTPLWERMGTRAGKRPGFVAATVCFGVGALLVWVLRDHGIVAIAGAIALVGVGYAGAQMFPLAMLPDAAAVDADRTGENRVGVYTGVWTAVETLGLAFGPGVYALVLMAGGYVSSTGGAVDQPDSAVTAIVLGFSVLPALLFFASLLLLRHYRIDEAAVVAAGKDLS
- a CDS encoding pyridoxal phosphate-dependent aminotransferase, which encodes MRQIRQSRKLKDVRYDVRGPILVEAQRLEAEGHKILKLNIGNTAPFGFEAPEAIVADMTRHLRGSQGYVDSKGIYSARTAVAQYYQSHGLKETKVEDVFIGNGVSELISMVLQAFVDDGNEILIPAPDYPLWTGAVSLAGGTPVHYRCDEDNGWNPDLADIESKITENTHAIVIINPNNPTGAVYSPETVRGLVDIARRHDLVVMADEIYEKIVFDDAVHHHAAEYAGDDVLCLTFSGLSKAYRVCGYRAGWVMISGPKHLAEDYLEGLTLLANMRMCSNVPAQHTIQTALGGYQSIDELIVPGGRYHDQIKLASRLLNEIPGVSCVEPRGALYCFPRLDPEVYPIEDDQAFVIELLRAKKILVTHGTGFNWTEPDHFRLVTLPDEDVLTEAIGRIADFLETKRS
- a CDS encoding CrcB family protein, which translates into the protein MTEGGTRLAVAAGGAVGTLGRWLVDGSLPEAGPGWGWATLTVNVTGALAMGLLVAWLAARVRHSLVRPFAAVGLLGGWTTYSTFVLDAHAIIGGDGLGRAVGYVLATLLLGVGASLGGLLAGERWFGVSPERADRMVEEEEL
- a CDS encoding CrcB family protein encodes the protein MTWLLVVIGGALGALARHEVTTRGRSRGATVAGATMLVNLPGSLLLGLVAGIVTSGGPDWLLPLLGVGFCGGFTTFASHAVEVAAALQERRLRQALTDLVLSLVLGLVLVSLGWWLTT
- a CDS encoding MarR family transcriptional regulator: MTDRDPIAEAHQQWVSHGWTDAADGMALVTSITRAQQLLVERVEDVLRPYGLTFARYEILRLLAFSRRRSMAMSRLGSLLQVHATSVTSAVDRLEKQGLVERLRLQRDRRVILASLTTKGVEIVEAATADLNDTVFTSPGLDPAQVGAATELLTSLRSAHGDTVSAPPRTSVEGRAREGATRLGE